TAAACATAAATTCCTTTCTCTCCGCGAACATGGTGGTCTTCAGACCGGTCATTCTTTCCTGGTGATTCCAGCGATAGCACGTGCCCCATTCTCTCTACGATAGAACAACCAATATTCCGCGTTTTGCGAAACATGAAGCTTGCCAAAGTAAACATCTCTTATTCGATGTGGGAGAATTATGCGGTATGTGGATTTCACTCAGCTTTTGTGTGTCTCATTATAATTCTTATGTGCTTGTTACGATGGAATTGATGCAAACAACTGCGTTTGTAACTTGTTTGTGTATCTCACAGCTATTTTCAACAGAAAATTTGTATGTGTTTGGAACGTTGAAATTGATGCAAACAACTACTTTTGTTGCCTGCTTTTAGGAGTACCAATCTCTGTGGGTTAGCTTAAGGGTGCTTTCTCAGCCCCTATGTCCGACAAGTCTGCTAAGTATGATTTCTGCAGCAGGGCCCTCCAGCTAATCATGTAAACATTTCACCGACGTGCACTAATGACCTTTGCGGACGGGCTCTCGATTACTACCGTGTAGATAGCAACATACTCACGATGGTGTGGTCGATTTCCAATTTCATTCGTCTTGCATTTTCATTTTGTCTTGTATTGTGAATCTATTTGATGTTGCAACCTCCACTCGTAGAATCTTATATAGTTCTCATTTTTCGTAGAAAATGGGCTGCAAGTTCCCAGGCCGAGCCAATCTGATCATTAAATTCGCTGACATCATAGAGGGAAACCATCACATCGCCTGGAGCATAAAAGCAAGGTATTGCTGTGTTTGTTTTGCGGTATGCCGTTGTTGTATCAAGTCGACATCGTACAAGTTCTGTAATTCATAACGGTGAAAGAGTGCTCATTCTAATATTGACATGTGCTAAGGCCACAAATGCCGCCAAACTATCACGCCAGAATTGCGCCAGAGTAAACCAGTAGGTCACAACAATACAGCAATGACTAATATGTCATCTTTCTGATTTTAGCGCCCGTTTGGCCGGAGTTGACATCGACATCAAACCCTGGACCAGAATCACACTGGTTCCTGTGTGGGAGCATGCCACTGGTTTGGATGTTATCGCTTATACCTTCTAGGTAAGCACTCCTTAAAATGTGGCAATGGTTTGACACAGAATTCCAAATGAAAATATACTTCGCTTCTAAACTTATAATGATTTACTGAAGTAATACTGGAgcaatgaaccattgttttaatttttgtttatcTCTTTTACACAGGACTAACCATCTCCAGCGCAAAGAAGCACGCCATCTCCAGCACGTCAGCAAATAGTTTAGCCCATCCCCATTCATTGTTATCAAAAATATGAGACCAGAGAATGTTGTGTTACCGTGTATAGTTTGTTATAGCAAAGTTTCTATCGTTGACACGTTATTTGAGCTGCTTTGTATTGTGGGATGAACGCAATAAATATGTAATACACAAAATATCCGTGTGTACAGTGTCTTATAATTCGTCATTGAGTAATTTATATCCCTAAGTGCCTTTTCAGGCGTGTCGACAAATCACTGAGAATTGGCGTCAAGTTTAGACATGCCTTTATCTTCTTATATAAAATGCCCCCATCGACCAAGAGTAACGTGATGTCATCATCAAATAAATGGGAGCCCACATATCCGACTTGGTTTAAAAAGACAGTTGTACTACAAGAATTTGGCGGTACTGTACAGATTCTCCAGTACGAGGACCTAATATCAACAGCTTGAAGAATAGACTTAAACACAGAAGTGAGTAATCACTACATGGTAGTAAACCAGGCTTTGAGGAGTTAGCAGAATGCGTTAACTTTAGAGATGGCCTTACAGCTTCATTAGACGCAGATGAATGAAGTAGACAACACAGCAGGCAAGCTACGAACAGAGGAAGTACACTAGGGGAACAGTCACTCCTACCCCAGCTCACACGTAGTTCCCAACGTTTTAGCAACAATACTGAATCAGTTCAACGACCTATACAATAGAAAAGATGTTTTCAGATCATGTATACCGAAGCAGCATTTCTAAAGTTAAAAAGTTGTGCAGTTACATCCATTCATGGGCGGAAATGGATGGTTACCATAAATCTTGATGAACTGGGTACTGCATTTGAAAGATCTAGATTTCGTGGTTTAGGGAATTTAAAATGGTCACAAAAAGCAAAGTCTCACTACATGTAGGTTCTCAAAATGCGGACAAAAAAGAGCAAAAGGCTACATAGCATTCTTCCTTCAATATTGCGCGAACAATAGCTATTCTACTCTGAGGTCCATTTTTATCTTTGAGGCTATTTTACTCAATCCATAAAgtgggatgggggagggggttggTCGTCGCTTACGCCATGACAAACCCCATGTACCGTAAGGGTAacaaagaaaaaggcaaaacagACTATCAATACATTTTgaccttttatttcatttttactgGATGTTCAATCATAAAGAAGCACACTTCTCTCCTCTCATGCCACGTCTTTATTTGCTCCAATCAAACTGGCTGTCGTGGGGTGTTCGCTTGCTGGCGAAAGGGCTTTCGACTTCACGCTGACCGCGATCAGTGGGTGATGTTGGAGATTCTGGGGACTCCAAGGGCTCAAGATAGAAATTAGGAGAATGAGATGGTTCGCCCTCAACACTCCAAGATCTAGGGTGCCTGCCGACAGGTTTGAATTTTGTGCGCCCTTTCTGCTTGGCGAAATTGCCGATGTTGAGGAAAGCTGCTTTATCACCAGTATCGCAGTTTTCCTTACTGTTAGTACTTACGGCCTCCTGCGCTGAGGTGGACAGGATAACTTCCCCCATCTCAGCGTCTTTGACAATGAAGACATCATCTTCATAATCACTGGAGTAGTCTCCCTCGTAGTCTTGATCTGTGACCTGTTCGTTTCTTTCATCGCCCTTCAAAGTCACACCAAAAATGGACTCATGCTTATCCCAGGTATGACTGGAGCTGCGAGGAGTCGTGATATCCGAAATATCATCGTATTCGAATTCCTGGCTACCGTCATACCACGCGCGGTTAGGAGAGATGCTAGCGACGTCTCTTTCACCGGAAGCATCCAAACAATACGCCTCTGAAGCCTCCAGGCGTTCTGTATCGGAGTCGGACTCGAACTGGCATAGTCTAGCCTTCTTTGTCTCTCTGTTTTTTTCGCTCATCTGAAGGTTGTTCTCGCCGTCACTTCCCTTCGCTTCACATCCATTGCTGTTGGAAGTCATCGTAAGAAAAGAACGCAGTGTAAAGCGACAACTTTTGTGGATGACGTATACCAAGCCAATGCGAACAGGTGATATGACGTTTCGCCCAATATATATGGAACTCTCGTCAGTCACGTGGAGTATGTAAATGAGTGGGGTTCAATATGGATGGTCATGGTGTGATTGTTGCTGTGTATGCGTAGTACAGTGCTCTCTCCACTCCCTCTTTTCGTTTGATCCACATGTTGCAACAAGCTACTATGAAGGGCATTTACCATACCAAACAGAAGGAAAGCGCTCGAATCATGACGCAATATCTCCCACCAATATGCAAGCTCAGTCATTGGCACATACTCGCCCAGTTCACAAGCACGGCGAGTAGAAGTACCTGGCCGGACTTAGTTCGACTTTGTTCAAAGCCGTGATGTATTGCCTTTGTAAGAGGCACCCTAGATAGCACTTTTCTTGCTATGATTCAAGATCATCAGGATTGGTGGCTTCTTTACAATTTCCAAAAACTTAATACTACAAATCTTTGTATTCTGGGTAAAGCATCTTGGATCAGTTGCCATCCATTACTGGATCAATAGATGAGCTTGAGAATAGTTGCAGCAATAACTAGGGCGGCCGCAGTGAAGATAAGTCCGTTCCGAAAGGTAATTTCCACGGGTTGATCCTTCCGAAACACATTGTTCAAGGTTTCCCATCCTCCATTTTCTTTGATCCAACCTTCAAGGTTGCCTCCAACATACTTTCCCAGAAATTCCCCAAACGTTTCAGCTCCCTCTGGGTTTTGCTCTCGAAAGTGGAACGCTATTCTGCCAGCAAAGGCGTACAGCGCGACAACGCGGCCCCAGTTGACTGGTTGGTCCTTTAACATTTCATCCGCTACGTTCTTGAACGTTGTGTAGCTTGTCTCGGGCGAGATCTGTAACCTGTTGAACATGCCGGTGAAGAAATACTGGTGCCGCTCCAGGAGTTCATTTGCCGTTCTCTGTAGAGTTGCCGCTGTCTTGCTGGGTGGAGTGAGATTCCTGTTACTCACTTTTGTTTGGATGTAGAACCTAGCAAGTTCCTTAGCCTCTGTCACAATGGGGTTTTCTGCAACACCATCCATGTTACATGTTCATGATCATTGGAAAATATGGAGACTTTGGAACACGGGGACGTCGGATTATAGGGATTTCGGAAAATACAGATTTCGTAACATAGGGAGACTGTTGTATTCTAACCCGTTGTGTGGTCTGTGTATGCAACATGGTCTGTGTCAGAGCGTGGGAACGAGATAGAAGCACCGCGGGACGTCAATCATAAACGCGTCATTAGGGCCATCCTACGTCATCAACTGCGGACCAAGCTGACCAATGGTTGCGTCGCCTGTACAACAAAGTCTCAGTGTACAGCGTGACGTGGTCCATTCGGTCTTCATTCAGTCGGTCGAAATGGTCTTACATCTCCAGTCATCATCTCTTTTTCGTCGACGGTTCCAGCGCCACGTTCCCAACACGACGCCATCCACTGTATCGGCTAGAGTAGCGAAACGACAATCGGCAATGTCAGCTAGGAGGGCATTAACGTTCGACGATCTTACTCCCAACGAATACCCACCCCGACAAGATGCCCAAAGCAGGAACAGCAACCAACGGCCTATTCCATCAACACAGCTAGTCTTCAGCTCGCGAATCAGGGAGAAGTTTTACCTCCCGAAGTCACGGCCCAAACAACAGACAATCGTCGCACCAACAGCAAGAAACATGCCGATGAGCATTCCAGTCCAGCCAGTCTTCACTACGGTACAAAATGCTCAAGTCAGGGAAGCCCAAGAAACGAGGACTGCACCCCAGATCCGCTGGCCCAGCGCAAGACCCTGCCAGTCTTTGTCATGGCCCGAACAACCGGTAGCTCGCTACAAACAGCGAAGCATTCCATTGGAAGTTGTGAAGTCGAAAGCTGGGCTGTCACCTACGGGAGTTGATCTATCACCTAGACGTGTCAATCGCAACGATACATACGGCCGAATGTTGCTGAGCCCCATAGGCGTGACCTTGACCCGCGGCAAATGGCACAGCCTTTCTCTTGACATCGGTTTCATGCCTTGCTACGATCAAACTGACGTCCCCATCATGGCATGCGTATCGAGCATCATGGGCTTGGTCAGACTGAAAGGTATCTACGTTCACCAGTCCATTCATCGATGCGATGGTAATATCATCAGAATCCACATCACCAACCAAAGCTCGTTTGAAGAAATCGTAGTTCACCCTGGGCAAGCCATTGGGCAGATCTTCTTTGTGAGCAGCGCTGACATCGGGTTGGACAGCCGTATACAGGAGCCCATGATTGTTGCCTGTGACACTGCGTTGACCAAACATTCCTCTCGTTCGGTGAGGGTCGAGCCACTGAACAAAGAAGGAGCCATCTGTCACGATGATGAGATTCCCATCGTATATCCATTCTCCAATGTTCCTATCGTTGTCGCTCCCATGGAGCGATTCGTTGGGAGATACAGCATCCCCATATTGATACACTTCAACATGAACTCACCGGACGATGTTAATGACACTATGGTTCTGAAGCGAGGCTCTTTAGTAGCTTGCGTTCGCTATACCAGACTTGCAAACGTGAAGTATCTGTAGTGATGAACTTGTATTACGTGTTTATTTTTTAAGTGCGATGATATGTATCTTATTCTTTTAGCGTTAGCTACCCCAGACTTGCAAACGTGCAGTATCTGTAGTGATGAACTTGTATTGCGTGTACATTTAAATGCGATGATATGTATCTTATTCTTTTAGCGTTAGCTACCCCAGACTTGCAAACGTGCAGTATCTGTAGTGATGAACTTGTATTGCGTGTACATTTAAATGCGATGATATGTATCTTATTCTTTTAGCGTTAGCTACCCCAGACTTGCAAACGTGCAGTATCTGTAGTGATGAACTTGTATTGCGTGTAAATTTAAATGCGATGATATGTATCTTATTCTTTTAGCGTTAGCTACCCCAGACTTGCAAACGTGCAGTATCTGTAGTGATGAACTTGTATTGCGTGTACATTTAAATGCGATGATATGTATCTTATTCTTTTAGCGTTAGCTACCCCAGACTTGCAAACGTGTAGTATCTGTAGTGATGAACTTGTATTGCGTGTACATTTAAATGCGATGATATGTATCTCATTCTTTTCGCTTACCACGTGTTGTTCTgtcatgttttcaaaataaacaaatcaaagaaTATGTTATGGCATCGAGTGCGTCTTTTCTATGTTAGCCCAAGTTGTAATTTCAGGCAGTCTTATTCTTTTCGACGTGTAATGGGTCTCAGCAAGGTTTCTAACGGGCAACACTTTGTAATCAGCCCATATAAATAGATTTGGGAATCGATATCCGGTTGCTCATATGGGACCTAAATTATAAGATTATCAGTATTGTATTTTTACCCTTAATAACGAAGTGATGCTATGAATGGGGGTTATGTATCGAAAAGGGTGGATAGTCGTCAGGAGATCAATCCAAAGAAGATAGCTAACTATGGAACGCAGTCTGGTCTACCGACTAAAGACGCATATATGCGTGATATATAGATGGGTAAGAGTTAGAGGTTACCAACAGAAGTATAATTTGCTGCTGAATCAATTAACGTGTTCAGATGTGAGCATAATTATCGAGAAGCCGGTGAGGAATGTGCCGACCTTTATTGTCCCGATAAGAGACCAAAAACGTTTGACCTTGTTGTCCACAAATGTGTGGCTATTGGAGCCTTTTCAAAATGCGTCTAAAGTCTGCATACATTAGGAGTCGATGATGCTGAACTAGCAGATCTCCTTAAATGAATTCGTCGCTTATTCTTTGTCGCATCATTATTGTATCGGATGTTTGGTGCTTAAATATGCGcgttgtatgtgtgtttatcacataggttttgaaaaaaacaaaagaattttGATTATTGCTGATCTTGGTTTATTTTTACTCAATACACTCCGGGGAAAGTGTTGCTTCGTGATATAGGGCAGGCCGGACACCTCAGTAGGCAGTCCTCTGCAGAAAGGCCATTGTAGCAGTTTGAGCACGTAACCAAATCAAAGATATTTTGTTGACAATGTGGGCAGTTTCCAGTCACGTAGCCACAACAAGCATGGTAACTCTGGAGGTCTTGGGCATTGACTTGTACAATGGCACGAGTTCTAGCGTCTCCGTCCAAGACGTTTGTGATAGTTGTCTTGAAGGACTCAACAAAATCGCAACGTAGGCATAAATCTCCACCAAGAAACGTTGCACATGAGTCACAGAGATGGGTGAAATTGTCGACCGTTACTTCAAGGTCAGGGAGAATGATCTCATCAAGCAACAGGCTCGTCTCGTAAGGCCAACGAAATTCTGCAACGTCCCCTCCCCTCCCACTCGTACTCATGGTTTCTGCTGCATTCTCTCGACCGTTTTCGACCATGGCCTCTGCAATCTCTGAACTTTCGGCTGTTTCGGGAGCGGAGAGGGCTAGATCTTTAACGGGCATCTCGGAAATCAATCTGTAACAGATGAGAGAGAAGTTACGCCCGTCAGGAAAGAAGTTACGCACTGGCACGTCTGTAGATCCTTATATTGGATATGTCACGTGACTGGAACCCAATGCTAGCCAAAAGCACGCAATTAGATAAGAACTAATGGCGGAATATTGAAGACCAATCCACAATAAGAGCCTACCATTATTCATCATGACGTAAGAGACCTCCCCCCCCATTACAATAACTCTAATATAGTGGTCACTTCTATCATTCTCTTCATATAAAATCTTAACTCATATCTATATAAGAGGGCTGTGTCATCGACAATGCCTTAACCATTAGTTTTAATGGAGCTGCGGGGTTTGGGGCTCTGAAAAATCGACGAGTAAAACGGGACACGCCCATTTTTCCGTTTTGTAAGTCGAATTTTCACCAGACCACCGGGTAACGTGCAGCCGAGAACTAATGATAtgtgtgacgtcatgaaattatgCTAATTAGATCAGATGATGCTAATTAGCTGACGTCATATCTTCTTACTCTCACTTTGTGGCACTAGATATCGCCCTCTGTACACTACATTTGAGCAAGCCTTAACATGGCATACAGACACGTGCGATCGCCAAGTACTAGTGTGTGCGGCTCTATGCCAGATGAAAGGCGTTCTAACAGAAACCAAGAAgcaaaaaaggaataaaaaaaaataaaaaaattgaaaaaaatgtaggtTTTATTGGCACGGGGGGGAAATGCTATTTCGGGACCTTGCCACCCCTGTCTGTTTTTtcatagttttgttttgttttttgtggttgtttttgtGGTGTGTGTTGTTTTAGGGGGGTGGGGGTCATTTTTTTGCCCCCCCTGTGTTTGGATGGTGTTGTGGAGGGTCGCTTTCTTCTTTGAAAAAGGTGTAGTAgcagcgtgtgtgtgtgtgtgtgacgtcACTAGATAGCGGGCTAAAGTTTTCCGCAAATGCAGCCTTAGGATAAATGAATATTGTCAatgttgtcattgttttattcaGTAAGGGTGAATTCATTACGTAATGTTGATGGTATTACTTAGCAATTGTCTTGTCGTAGAGCCGTATTGCACAATGGGGGCAGGTTGCTAAGCCTCGCAGTACGGGCTTTCGGTATACTGATTGAGCTGGAGTTACTGAGGGCGAGTCCTGTTCTAGTTGGTGGTGCAAAGGGTAGTTCTTTCTGAGCATTTGTTTGAACAGCTGCACTATTGCTTCCTTCAGTGTGGGCAGGTCGGAGATGATGTACTGAAAATGATCTATTCTTACGCTCGTTAGATAGCGGCCCGCTTACAGTAAAGTTTGCCGTTTTTTGTCTCGTTCTCTTccgataaatgaatgaaaatgctcTATTCTTAGGATCACTCTGAGCCACTACACTAGTTGCTTATTCTGTAGTTTATGTGTGTACAAAACTAAATAATATACGCAATCATGACAAGTTCATATGGTACATTGTAAAgtattttattaaagaaatGAAGGAAGGGAACAAGGTCCCTATAATTGCCGCTAAGACGTATCGATACACATTGTTGGTGCATGCATTCTGGATCTTGGATGCAGTAGAAGCCACAGATCTGGAGAACCCTGCGTAAAATGGGAATAATGTCTCGTTCTTCGACGTCGCCTCGCTGCTGCGGTGTGTTGTTGGGTGGCTTGGCTTGACGAAACAGCATGTGGTGTCTTTGTGCGAGTTTAAAGCGGGGATACGATAATGAAAACATTTCCCGATAGCAGTAAACCTACAGCTCCGACTCGGGTGTTTTTCTTAGCGGTGCGGCGCTGAAAAACATGTCCTTTCGATTCGACCGGGGTGTTTATCTTAGCGCAATCATGCCCTCCGTGTCTTCAATGTATTTCCCAGCAAGACGACAGATGATGCTGGACATTTCTACAATAATGTCACATATTGCATCGTGCTTCAAACCCCTGTTGATGAGCTCCACAGATACGTCAACCACGAGCATCATGGACACCAAAATTCTTGCCCAATTCACACGCTGCTTCAACACATTCTGTAGTATGAACCTCAAGCCGACATAGATGTCCCTTACGTCAGTCATAAATGCTCGTGCAACGGTCCCGTACTGAGGTTCCAACTTGCCTGCCATGCGGATAATGTTCTTGGCAACCGCTCTTGCCAAATCGGGCGAATCCGTCCATTATGGTTAGTCGTCCAGTGCCACCAGCGAACGGTCGACCGGTCCCACTGCGTTTAACAATTTGCTCCACTGGTCTGATTTCAAGTTGATCCCTTCCTTGCCGGGTAAGATACTTTCGGGGTTCTCGCCTGGAGTTGGCAGGAAGAATTCGCCCAGACCCACGATCCGGATCCCGTTGAAGATCCCCACGGCGGCGTACAGCACACCGCCCAAGTGAAACCAGCGAGGCGACACCGTTGCCAGGTTGCGGGCCGTCGCTGCAAACTTGAATTCCACCAGCGTTGCCGATACATTCGACATGTTGCGTTTGAGGGCCTGCCATTGTTCGGGGGTCATAACTATCGCCTGATTCCCGGGCCGTATGTCGTAAAGGTTGGCCGGGTTGGGACGGTAGAACTGTCGAACTGAAACCGTCGGTTTATTCCTGAAAAATCCTACGGTCAGGTAGACCTCCCCACCTATTGGCAGTTGTAATTCGTGCGATTTGGACTTTGGTGAGCATTTCGAAGTGAGGCCCGCTTGCTTCTGTTCGCAAGTCTCCATCGGTTCATCTTCGACGTCTCTGGTCTGGAACATGTTGCTAACAAGCTTGGCGTCCTCCAGGCTGTTCGCTCGGAACTCGGAGGGTGCCTTATGCTACTCTTTATTTAAAGCGTAGAGACTTACAACAacgccaaataagggcatgttaCCTTGGTGGGTCAAAGGTTGGTCGGAATGAATGATAATAGTCAGcgtgtccctactatactactaaGTTAGCAATTGAAACGTCGGGACGTGTGTGCAAACTACATACACGCAAGAATGACAAGTTCAATGGTACAGTTAAAAGTATTTTATTGACAAAATGTAGGATGGGAACATATTGCCGATAACTGCGGCTAAGGTGTTGGATGTCTATCTTGGACTCGAAGTTATGTTGTTTCAGCTATACATATTGTGGATGCATTCGGGGTAGCTCTTGCAATAGGAGCCACAGATTCGGAGAAGCCTGTTTTTGCAGGATTCGCATAAGCGTACCCCGCACTCTGTTCCTGGGGCCGAAAGATAAGATTTGTTTTCACATGCACCGCACCTGGACGAGGTAGGGTCGCCATGCATATGGTACAGGTCCTTCAAGATGGCATTGTCCACAACAACAAATTGCGGGAGAGGTGCGTCCTGGAAAGCAGCGTCTCGAAATTGTGTAACCCAGGACTGATATCTTTTAGAAAGCCAAGAGTTTAGATAAAGTTTAAAATGCTGGTGGTCTTTTCTCGCGCTTTGGGGTTTATATTCCCGCAAGAGTTCATGGGTAGTCACTAGGTAATGCATGTTATTAAATGGGCTGATATGATCAGCTGTGTAGAGATCATAGATAGCGTTGTCTAATGGGGCATGGAAGGATGATGCCTTGGGATGGAAGAGGCGTGACTTTACTCGGAGCAGGCTCCTGGTTACCTCCGGAATGTTGCACCAATGAATGTGAAGATACTGGACCATTAGGAATTCCGGAAAGGAAATCTTTTCCATTATACTAATGTAGTCTAAAACACATTCAGGAACGAAGTTTAACAGGGTTTCTTTCTTAATCGTATCGAGAGGTGGGGGGTTATTCCAAGCAGATAAGTCACCCCACGTCGGAATGGTGGTCATGTAGATATCATGCATATCATTGAACAATACTCCGATGTTGTAAAATCGATCGATCTCGTACAATCGATCGCTTGACATGTTGACGTGACGGACGCTCCCGATTCTTTGAGTCCTTGAGTCGGAATTTTATGGATCAGTAGAGAATAATTGTTTTTCAAGAGCTTCCACGTGACTTTTTATGCTAGATGGGTCAAACTGGTCGATATGCCACATGTCATCCAGGAAATATTCAGAAATGAGATAAACAGAACACGTTGCCAAAAGCGACACAAGAAAACACTTGAGCAGGCACAAAGTTGACGGGAGATTTTCTGTAGGAGAGCGATTCTCGATGAATTTGTCTAGTAGACACACGGCACAAGCAGCAGTCTTTTCGTCTCCAAGGTCTGAAAACTTCAAACCGTACAACTGGCCGTCGTGAAGATTTTCGACTAAGACGGGGGTTTCCACAATGTTTTGTATACCGTCAGCAACATCACTGAATCGTATGTGCTGAGGCTGTTTTGTGGGATGGGAAGCATTGATGAGCGTGTAAGGGGTGTCGTAGGCGTGGATTGTAATCCTGTCATGGTCGACTGTTATGAGAACACTGACGTATCTAGGCAACATCTCATTTATATTAATAAAATAATCCATCTTGTCTTCGTCCATTGCCTCTGGAGGGGGGATCCAGATCGTCATGTAATTGGCCGACCCCACATTACCGTGGCTTATTTCGACGTTCGGTAGTAGGTTCTTGAGGGTACGCGTCGAGGTTATCCAAAAGTCCTCCGGAACGGCGTCCATATTGTGCTACTTGTCTTAGAATCCAAAGAAGGAATTCGTGTACAAAAGCTTGGGAAGCTAGTTGATTTTGTTCAAAGTCGCGCTCCTTAATCGGTGGAAGTAGAGGACCGGTGATATCAGGTCTTTTCGGTGCAGTTGTGACATCGGGGTGGGTGGCGTAAGTGGGATTAACAATCGTCAGATGATTTACTTGTAGTTGAAGATTGGTCAAGCGCCTGATGTAGCGTTCTTGTACCAGCAAGGGGGAAACGGTGGAGAACAAGGTAGTGTGGGGATAGTCGACGAGATATATGCTATAGTCCGACTCGGGGCAGGCATTGATAAAATGGTGCGATAGACGGCGGTCTACAAAGAGACGACGTTTGGGATCGCGGCGACTTATCACGTCTAGAAGGCCAGCATAACGAAATGGTGGCAGCTGTTTTGTATTGcgttcaaacaaaaacaagttatAGCTTACACCATCGTGTTCACCCCTCACACACAACccagattgttgttgttcttgttggtGGCGGTGGTGGTCTTTGCTGATCACGAGGCGACTGTGCTTGAAGGCTCGTTTCCACAACTCGGAAGATAACGCGTTTGAGGGACAACCACTTTTCTGACAAAGCACGGCCGACCACGCGCTACCATAAGAACTAAAATCATCCACGGGATATCGACTCATCATAAGGC
This genomic stretch from Branchiostoma floridae strain S238N-H82 chromosome 13, Bfl_VNyyK, whole genome shotgun sequence harbors:
- the LOC118429449 gene encoding bcl-2-like protein 1, which gives rise to MDGVAENPIVTEAKELARFYIQTKVSNRNLTPPSKTAATLQRTANELLERHQYFFTGMFNRLQISPETSYTTFKNVADEMLKDQPVNWGRVVALYAFAGRIAFHFREQNPEGAETFGEFLGKYVGGNLEGWIKENGGWETLNNVFRKDQPVEITFRNGLIFTAAALVIAATILKLIY